The following proteins are co-located in the Plasmodium vinckei vinckei genome assembly, chromosome: PVVCY_11 genome:
- a CDS encoding merozoite surface protein 10, putative, with protein sequence MILIKRNKLFTLTLLLVIYANNAVLSDVNDKNNNITTTPPSQENNEEDVIEEIEIDDINIGDYINMEYEDDEINNIKETHFIRKENYNNPTKNNVSPPQNNPVEDLKEQPNSVNTPKIDAFKFVNHEKKNTKKFEENMENNKKNIYNKDHSFLGKFIRIIPNIEDFAKPNDSDFDQSEYIVGNTPDVNKSVSGEGDANQEKGENGNSDGGISSQISNDASTQNGKSNTNGDVKNKDGTSANAAPTDPALKSDETATPAIENNPEKKSGNGEDVDHAEIMRITMLEENRNLKETTRIIDETVYSFERFFLKCKFYITAITNFVKFKTNHICEYSKCGDHARCYIVEKDKQECRCLANYVRDTTVEYFKCIPMTTKDCANNNGNCDKNAECSIKNSNIICHCSYNYFGDGIFCVPNSNYNNFLHISLIIIGCILQKFLF encoded by the coding sequence ATGATACttataaaaaggaataaattatttacctTAACACTTTTATTGgtaatatatgcaaataatGCAGTCCTTTCAGATGtcaatgataaaaataataacataacTACCACTCCTCCAAGccaagaaaataatgaggAAGATGTTATAGAGGAAATCGAAATTGACGATATTAATATAGGAGATTATATTAACATGGAATATGAAGATGACgagataaataatattaaagagacacattttataagaaaagaaaattataataatccaacaaaaaataatgtttcACCACCACAAAATAATCCAGTTGAGGATTTAAAAGAACAACCAAATTCGGTTAACACTCCAAAAATTGATgcatttaaatttgtaaatcatgaaaaaaaaaacactaAAAAGtttgaagaaaatatggaaaataataaaaagaatatatataacaaagATCATTCTTTTCTAGGAAAATTCATTCGTATAATTCCAAACATTGAAGATTTTGCTAAACCAAATGACTCAGATTTTGATCAATCAGAATATATAGTTGGTAATACCCCTGATGTTAATAAATCCGTATCAGGAGAAGGTGATGCTAATCAAGAAAAAGGTGAAAATGGAAATTCGGATGGAGGAATATCATCACAAATAAGTAACGATGCTAGTACACAAAATGGCAAATCAAATACTAATGGtgatgtaaaaaataaagatggTACTTCGGCTAATGCTGCCCCAACTGATCCAGCTTTAAAAAGTGATGAAACCGCAACCCCTgctattgaaaataatccagaaaaaaaaagtggaAATGGAGAAGATGTAGATCATGCGGAAATAATGCGTATAACAATGTTAGAAGAAAATAGAAATCTTAAAGAAACAACTAGAATCATAGATGAGACAGTATACAGTTTTGAAaggttttttttaaaatgtaaattttatataactgctattacaaattttgtaaaatttaaaactaATCATATATGTGAATATTCAAAGTGTGGTGATCATGCACGATGTTATATTGTTGAGAAGGATAAACAAGAATGCCGATGTCTAGCTAACTATGTACGAGATACTACTgtagaatattttaaatgtatTCCTATGACTACTAAAGATTgtgcaaataataatggaaatTGTGATAAAAATGCTGAATGCtcaattaaaaatagtaatattatatgccATTGTTCATACAACTATTTTGGAGATGGCATTTTTTGTGTTCCAAATTccaattataataattttttacatatatccCTTATTATAATTGGTTGCATTCTTCaaaaatttcttttttaa